The Gemmatimonadales bacterium genome segment GCGTCAGGTCCACCTTCACGTGCGGATCGGGACCGAGCGCCTGCAGGATGATGTTGCGGCGCTCGCTCACCGCCGCTTCCTCCTCGGTGAGCTCGCCCGCGTCCACCAGCCGCTGCATCAAGGACTGGTCCTTGGTGATCTGGGCGATGCGGTTCTGCCGGATCAGGTACCCGCGGCTGTCGCCGATCTGGGTGAGGTAGAGCGAGCCCTGGAACACGCCGGCCGCGGTCGTGGTCGTGCCCATCCCGCGGACCTCGAGGTGGCTGGAGGCGTACTCGTGGATCTGCTGGTTCGCGAGCTCGACCGCTTCCTTGAGGCGGTACGCGAAGCGCTGCTCGGTGACCTCCTGGTCGCGGCCCCACTGGGTGACCATGTGGTTGTACACGGTCGTGGTGGCCATCTCGCTGGCCACTTCGCCGGCGGCCGCCCCACCCATGCCGTCGGCCACCATGAACAGCGTCCCGCGGCGGCCCACCTCGTGCTCGCGCACGTCGGGCTGCAGCGAGGCCTTGCGCGTGGTGAGGTCGGCGACGATGAAGCTGTCCTCGTTGTGGTCGCGGGCCTTGCCGACGTCGGTTCGGCCGAAGACCTGGACCTTCACGGGTCGGTCGGTCATTGGCCCGGCGCCTTCCACTTCGGGTCGAGGCGCACGGCTCGAGCGTGCCAGGATGCGTAGGTGATGGTGTCCCCTTGCGTCCCGTACGATTGCGCGACGATCTCCGCGGCCTTCGCACGCACGGCGTCGGGTAGACTGGTGACCTCGTAGTAC includes the following:
- a CDS encoding Stp1/IreP family PP2C-type Ser/Thr phosphatase, yielding MTDRPVKVQVFGRTDVGKARDHNEDSFIVADLTTRKASLQPDVREHEVGRRGTLFMVADGMGGAAAGEVASEMATTTVYNHMVTQWGRDQEVTEQRFAYRLKEAVELANQQIHEYASSHLEVRGMGTTTTAAGVFQGSLYLTQIGDSRGYLIRQNRIAQITKDQSLMQRLVDAGELTEEEAAVSERRNIILQALGPDPHVKVDLTRQELRAGDLLVMCSDGLSGLVKKEEILGIVTQATDLVSACKELIDLANERGGPDNITCIVARFGGGLPNPDGTEPLGHQVYPLLDTESTTEPVPVYQPEDVAGRKTEPTKRKTDPGRKKWWLF